The Brassica napus cultivar Da-Ae chromosome C7, Da-Ae, whole genome shotgun sequence genomic interval atggtcaagaattgAAATTATTGTTCCATGCACATTTCCGGCGGCAacttgtacggcgtaagaatgacaggccacaaagaatattgtctctCATACATACCAAATGGACTAAATTCATATGTGCATAACCCaggatagacattccgaatatttatAGCTAAATCTAGGTGTACTGTGTTGAATTGTTTCCAcactcttgcatctgatggatgagcgACCTCACCATCCCTCTGGACATGTTCAGCATGCCGCCTCATCGctgcagcagtcctctcagattgatataatcttttcaacaTGTCTGTAAtcggtaaataccacatcctttggtacggtaccttATTCCTCCCAcgtccttgcggtttgaatcgtggtttcttacagaatcgacactcttctagcttctcatcgtCCTTCCactaaatcatgcagttgtcgatgcaaacatctatcatctccgaaggcaacccaagactataaaccaatttctgaatctcataataagattcagctgacacgttgtcttctagcaaatactctttaaacaactctgtccatgcatccatgcaattctcaggtaaattatgatccgttttaatattcatcatcctagctgctagtaAAAATTTACAGAGACCTTCTccacaaccagtgtagattggttgatttgcagcatctagcatttcataaaactttttttcatcTAAATTAGATTCTTCAACATTTCTAGTTTCATCAgttattgttgtagttgtttctgaAAATGCATCAGTGATCATGTcgtgaaccctatcatgatctaccatcttgCTCCTCTTGATGGTAACTATATTCATtgtgcaaatgattcggttcttcattaTTACCaacatcctcaaaattattattactacaactagcttcatttccaccatagccctctccatgttgataccaaatatagtattgtggtgtaaatcctctgtttactaagtgcttccatacagtttcactatgtccaaattttgaatttttgcatTTCTGACAAGGGTataacatcttaccgctttcttgtgtgatcggtgtacaacCCACCTGGtacatgaatgtctctagcccgctcaaaAATGCATCTGTCACTCTACCAGTGGAATCTTTATGcgaatacatccaactccgctCGGCTTAGTTTCTCCAATCTCTGTAAATACAAATGGTGACTAATGAATAAAATGGAATAATGGATTCCTTATTATTCATAAACTCTTTTACCATTTATAAGGAATAGTTTTCATtccttcttatttttttttattctagagGAATATAGAACAAATATTTTCCTcactaaaattgataaaaaataatcttCATTTTCATTTATCTAATTTTATTCTTCTGCATTTTTTCCCTAATCTTTCCTAATATTCCTATAATGATCACCGGTTAGACCCGATATTCATTAATAACTaatgacaaaataaataacatataaaaatataaaccattatATACTAATGATATCAAACAAAGTGCAAAACAACAATGATATATAATTACACgatatataatatgaaattgcaaacaatatataatttctagtttttttaaacagtatatataattgttttaccatataatcaaatacaaacaaCTTTACAATAAAAAGAAGGATACGTGAAGGAGTATTAAGTAAATTCCAACCTAAACGTCAAACTTCACCACGCGTTCAAGTTTTAAAGAAACACACCAAATAGCTCTTTCCCTCGAAACCCTCGTGACCTGAAGAAACCCTAACGCGGCGGCTCCTCCCCCGGCATCCGCGACACTAGCGGCGTCGGAGGCTACTCCTTCAACTCTCcctctccttttccttttatcTTTCTGGTACCATTCCATCCCTCGGCGACATACTTGCTGTCTCTGGTGAGTTTAACGGTGGCTAGTGGCTGTTCTGACAACGGCGGAGAAAGAACTGGACATATCGAAAGCGGATCTGGAGCGGCAGTGAGTCGAGTGAAGAGGTGGTCACTGGTTGGGTCGGCTTTTAGGGTTCTACTGTCGAAGTCAGTTCGAGCTGTTTTACTTTGGTCTCGTCGGCTCCCAGTGAAGAGGCGGTGGCGTGTGACTGTTTGCTTGACACTTTGGATGCGGATTTGGAGGTTGGTCTCACCTTGCCGACCATTGTGTCAGATCTGCAACGAATGGGTGGATATGGTGACGATAGGAGCTGCCTCGGCGTGTGAGATGCTTTATGTCTTCTACCGCTCAAGAGAACTCCATAGTCTCTCTCTGGAGGCACACTGAGGTTCGTACGGAGGACGTGTGTTCACCAAACTTTCTCTCGCGATGTGTGTATTGTTTCTTTCCGGAGACCGTAAAGAATCGTCTATGGTTTGGTCGGAGAAAGAAAGGGAAGTGCTTCTTCTCTGTTCAAGCAGTGTTGCGACATTGGCGTGAAGTCGTCTGATTAGGAGAAGTTGTTTCTTCGGTTCTCGGAGACGAGTCATGACGGTCCTTATGCTTTTTCGAGTGGTCTGCGGGAGAGCTCGAAGGACCAATGGTGATCATGATTAGAGGCATGGTATGCGCAGTACCGATTATTGTCTTATCCGGTAGTTGTGCCTCTTCTTCTGCTGTTCAGGTTCAAAGCTGTCCGTTAATGGAGCCATGACCTAAACCCGTTTTTTCCCCAGCTACGAAACCGCTGTCCCGAAGTCCTCAGATACATGGAGAGGAGTAAGCGCTGGTTTGGCGTTGAAGTAACTGGTCGGCCAAATTCTTTCGATCTCTAATCCAGTTGCTAAGAGCTCTAATTGAAGACCTCTCTCAATCGTGAGAAGAAGCACCTTTCCGGTGATGAGCAATGGCCAAGCTCAAAATTCCAATCAATAGCTCCATTCGCTACGTGCGTTTCTTAGAATTCTCATTATTGGTTTCTGCAGGCTAAGGATATGTTTTGTATTCTGGTTTTTAGTGGTAGAATTTAGTGGTTTAAGAGACGGTTCATTCCGAGTAGTGGAATGAACTTGTTCTCAGAGTGGTGAAAAATGTGATATCGGATTGATTCGGGTAGCGTAGGATCCTTCTAAGTGTTCCTAGGTGATACTAGATCCCGATATTGTATATGAGGTGAAAATCTTGTGAGGTTGTAATCTCGTTACCACGAATTGGTTAATGCAAAGTTGAAGTtgagcccaaaaaaaaaaaaaaagaaaaagaaggatAAGTGCGTCAAATTCAAGTTAACTATTGGAAACTATTGTGATAGACAACAATGTACATAAAGAAGTAGGTTCGAAAGCTCATACACGATATTTTTTCCTGTTACTTTTTCCCCTAGATTTCTAATCAGTGCATTTACTAATTGTAGGATCAACCGCGAGATAACCATATAGCTTTGAGTCTGACCCAAATACATCATTGGGAATCTTCCAGACTATGCAAGTAATCATGGCAGTCATTAGTATAGTGAAACATAGAGTAAGTAGCCACCGTATATGGAGAAACTAAGCCGAGCGGGCAAGGCAATGTGTTTACAGAGATTGCACTAACAAAGGCCGAAGTGGTGAAAAATACTTTTCATCTGCATTGACTATTGATGTTAACAGAGCAAACTCGGTTTCTTTTTGGTTCGATGCAGAGAAGATTTAATAATCGATCTTGCTAGACTAGTAGAgtcaaaaatattaaccaataaACCTAAGGCTTTTACAAGATTTGAGTAACACTAAGCAAATCCTGGAGGGAGTCTCCACAAGATTGACTATGTGTGTAACATAAGTCTTAATTTGAAAACCAATCAAACAtatcatctttcttcttcacctcaGAGAATAAACATAACTCTTGTTGGTGCCTTCCTTGGTAAGCTCGACTAGACCCGGCATCTATTCTTGTAGAGGGTGGTTGTTCTGAAGACATACCAAGCCTCAGTGATAAATCGCAGAGCCTCTCTGTTGTTTCTTCCGGGGCCTTTATACCAATAGGCATGCCAATGATTATGGGGGTTTCAGGGACTCTTAAAGACATGTCCACTTGATCATTACCTCCGTAATACAAAGGATAGACTGAACCCAAGTTGACGGGAGctggagatggagatggagcAGTGGTAGTCCCTAGTTTTCTAGCCAATGGCTTTTGCTGCATCGGCATGGATTCATGTAGAAACGGGTAACCGCGAGGAGGTGGAGGAGCAACACGGCTGTTGCTGTTATCAGAAACATCCACAGGGATTGCCGCTTGAAcagtatggcttggtttggtcGATCTTTGAGCATGATGATGATAATCATGATGGTATTGCGGGTCATTAGCGGAAGCAGAAACCGGTTGTTGGATCTTTGGAGCGAGGTAAGTCCTTATATTACTATGTCGTTGGCTTCTAGAAGCTTTTACAGCAATGCACCCAAGGTTAAGAGCAGCTGACagcagccaaaaaaaaaaaaacaccacaaTGAAACACACAATAAAACAGTACAAACCAAAACCTCATTTTGACAAGTTTACATAACAATAAAAATGCAGAGTTTATGAAAAAAGCAAGGTTACCTTCAACACAAGGAGGCAAAAGAGGGCCAGTTTCAGTGGTTTCATCTCGTCTAATAATGGTGTCGATAGCATCATTGACTCTATTCCACAGAGTATCAGCATCTGTATACTCTTCCTAATGGGAATCAAAAATCCAAACTCAGCGTGAAGCACATATAAAAGAGAGGAAAGTTGGTGAGAAGGACCTCGGAGTTGGCTTTAGAGTACATGATTTCCTCGGCTTTCAAGACGACAACAGGCAACTTCTCCTGCCACTCTTTGTTCTTCCTCGTGCCCGCACTGTGAGCTTCCATGGCGAGTCTGAATTATCCAAAACCccaaatttcaaaaaccctaaaaaGAGTTTAGTAATCGAGAAAGGTGAGTGAGAAAAACCTGAAGATCTGGCGGATGATGGAACCTCGAATTGGTTGGTGACGATCGCTATGCCAAGCTCGTTTCACGCACTCGTAAGGTCTAGCACCTGGCCGAGGCATCTTCTTTCTCAGAGTCAGAGCCTAGTCGCTATGGCTAGGAAAATGGAGAAgatttagaatctttttaacCGATCCACGGTATTATAAAGGGGGAGAAGCTCAAATAGATCTGAAATATGAGTTCATAGCGTTAGGTCTCAGTCATCGCGGAATCTCCGTTGTCACTGCGTCTCCATCGTTCGTCGCCGTCACAGCTGCTCCTTCTGGATATGACTTTGGGACCAATTCTCTAAACACGAAACGAACCGGCTTTGTGAGTTTACAGTTATGCCCCTCGTATGGATTTTAACGGCTTGTGTGGATTTTTAGTCAGAATGCTAGTTCAACCGGTAGCCCATATTCCGGATTTTAACGGCTTGTATGGATTTTATCAGATTTTTACCAGTTCCGTCGATTCGGATTTGATTTCAAAATGCTGGTTTACGATATTGCATATCCACTGAAGATatgttttacttatatgattgcTTCTTATACGGTTCGATATAGAAAGgaatgatttatatattatctaaagaTACAAATAAACTAATTACAAGAGAGAAATCAATGTAACAAAATCTGAAAAGATGAGCTCTACAATATTTTATATCCACTAAAGATATGTTTTACTTATCTGCTTGATTCTTTTACAGTTCAATATGGAAAGGAATGATTTATAGCTTATCTAAAGATAGAGATAACTACACGTCCAAATATGTCAgtctcaaaaaaatttaaattatcaaataCCAAGTTATGTCTAAAgcaaaagattttaaaaaagttttcaaaaagaTGGATCAGTACAATAATGGTGATATCTCATGGGAAGAATTAAATTTCCATGGCATAAGCAAATGTTTCTTCCTATGACAATGTCTCAAGTGGATAATATGTTTGGAGTGCTTGAAACTGTAGGCGAAGACCGAGTATTTGGAGCTtctaaatatttagttaatcaACTTCATCATTCATCTCTTTTCCGGTTAAACATGAAGACGTGATTAATAAGGAGCTAAATAAAGAGGTTAGTAAACTAAAAGTCGATCATAATGCCAAGAACATATAGAATCAACTTGAACACGGCTATCGGTTGAACCGATATATAACTTTTACTTATTTtccttaaaaattttaattccGTTATTAAAATCTGTTTTGTATTCTAAACAAAAATTTAGGTTTTCAATTTTTACTATCATCTTTCTTTGCTGCCGACTGTATATGTGTTTcgactttttatgtttttttttaattttttatttattgtaatttacttgacatttgttgttttgttttattattctaCTAGTGGTTTTCCGGCGCTATGTACCGGTTTTTctaatattaatattacttcgttggttttataatttagaacattttaaatattatttagaaaaaaatgtatCAATGATATAGAGATCTATTAATTTGATAGTAATCTGGTGCAGCCATGAGTAGAGACATTGGAGAGCTAAGTGAGTCTGACGAggaagagccagacttgagccgagaagagccagacttgagaagagaagagccagacttgagcagagaagaatCTAATGAGCTAGTCAGCTTGTGGGGTGGACCAGTAACCAGA includes:
- the BNAC07G07420D gene encoding uncharacterized protein BNAC07G07420D codes for the protein MPRPGARPYECVKRAWHSDRHQPIRGSIIRQIFRLAMEAHSAGTRKNKEWQEKLPVVVLKAEEIMYSKANSEEEYTDADTLWNRVNDAIDTIIRRDETTETGPLLPPCVEAALNLGCIAVKASRSQRHSNIRTYLAPKIQQPVSASANDPQYHHDYHHHAQRSTKPSHTVQAAIPVDVSDNSNSRVAPPPPRGYPFLHESMPMQQKPLARKLGTTTAPSPSPAPVNLGSVYPLYYGGNDQVDMSLRVPETPIIIGMPIGIKAPEETTERLCDLSLRLGMSSEQPPSTRIDAGSSRAYQGRHQQELCLFSEVKKKDDMFDWFSN